The Halomonas sp. KG2 genome segment CGCTGATCGAACCTGTCGTAGCCGCCATGGGTTTTGAGCTATGGGGTATCGACCATCTTTCCCAGGGCAAGCATTCGCGGCTGGTGATTTATATCGAACGCGAAAGTGGCGTCAGCGTGGAAGATTGCGCTGATATTAGTCGCCAAGTCAGTGCCGTTATGGATGTGGAAGATCCCATTCCTGGCGAATACCGCTTGGAAGTCTCGTCGCCTGGTATGGCACGTCCCTTATATACCCTGGATCAATTTATTCGTTATCAAGGCCACCACGTTGCGCTCAAATTGCGCGTGGCTTTTGATGGACGGCGTAAATATCAAGGCCTTCTCGCTGGTGTCGAAGGCGATGAGGTACTGCTACAGCTGGATGGCGAAGAGTACTGTTTTCCAATCGAAAGCATCGATTCTGCGCACGTCGTCCCGCAATTCGACGAATAAACGGGTGGCGGCTTCCGGCAGGCTGCCGGGATGATGCACAAAAGGACAGGTTTTCTGGCGAGGCAAACGCATGAGTAAAGAAATTTTAATGGTCGTGGACGCGATCTCTAACGAAAAAGGCGTCCCCCGCGATGTTATTTTTGAAGCGGTTGAGGCCGCGCTAGCTAGCGCGTCACGCAAGCGTTTTGATCAGGAAGAAGCCAATGTGCGCGTTCATATCGATCGCCGCACGGGCGACTACGATACGTTCCGCTACTGGACCGTTGTCGAAGATGACGAATTTGAAACACCTGATTATGAAATTAAAGAAACCATCGCTGAGCAGCGTGATCCGCCGCTGAAACTAGGCGATGTGGTTGAGAAAAAGATTGAAAATGCCGTGTTTGGCCGTATCGCTGCACAAACTGCAAAGCAGGTTATCGTGCAAAAGGTGCGTGAAGCCGAACGCGCTGAAGTGGTTCGCCAGTACGCTGACCGCGAAGGCGAGTTAGTGGCAGGTATCGTCAAGAAAACCACGCGTGACGGATTGATTATCGACCTGGGTGAAAACGCTGAAGCGTTCTTGCCGCGTAACGAAATGATTCACGGTGAGCGCTACCGCATGAATGAGCGGGTACGCGCCTTGCTAGTAAAAGTTGATCCAGACGCACGTGGTGCGCAGCTACAGCTGTCGCGTACCTGTCCTGAGTTCATCATTGAGCTGTTTAAAATTGAAGTGCCGGAAATTGCTGAACAGCTGATTGAAATCAAAGGTGCAGCGCGCGACCCTGGCTCGCGGGCCAAAATCGCCGTTAAAACTAACGACCGCCGCATCGATCCTGTTGGGGCGTGTGTTGGTATGCGCGGTTCTCGCGTACAGGCAGTGTCGTCAGAGCTGCAAAATGAGCGTGTCGATATTGTGTTGTGGGACGACAACCCAGCGCAGTTGGTGATAAATGCCATGGCACCTGCCGATGTGGCGTCTATCCTGGTTGACGAAGATGCTCACGCCATGGACGTTGCCGTTGCTCAAGACAATCTGGCGCAGGCCATTGGTCGTAGCGGCCAGAACGTGCGCTTAGCTTCTGAGCTAACCGGCTGGCGTATTAACGTGATGACCGAAGATGAAGCTGAGTCAAAACGTGAGCAGGAAATTGATAGCCTGGTGGACTCCTTTGTTCAGCATCTGGAAGTGGACGAAGACGTTGCCCGCCTATTAGTAGAAGAGGGGTTCACCACCCTGGAAGAAGTTGCCTACGTGCCGCTTGAAGAGATGCTCGAAATCGAAGAGTTCGATGAAGATTTGGTGGAAGAGCTGCGCGCACGAGCGAAAGACGAGCTGCTGACGATGGCCATTGCCTCGGAGGAAGCGCTAGACGGTGCCCAACCAGCAGACGATCTGCTGGACATGGACGGCATGGAGCGCCACCTGGCCTTCATTCTGGCTAGCCGAGGCATCGTCACCATGGAAGATCTCGCCGAGCAGTCTGTCGACGATCTGGTCGATATCGAGGAGTTGGACGAAGCGCGCGCAGCGGCACTGATCATGACTGCCCGTGCGCCCTGGTTTGAAGACGATGGCGTATCGGATTCGAACACACAGTAAAAGGTCACGGGCTGAGGAGGGTCACTATGTCAGATATGACAGTTAAAGATTTTGCAGTAAAGGTGGGCCGTGATGTGCCCCGCCTATTGGAACAGATGAAAGAAGCTGGTTTAAAACATGCGTCAGAAAGCGACGCCGTGTCTGAAGACGATAAGCAAACGCTGCTAAGCTTTTTGAAAAAAAGCCATGGCGGCGGTGACAGCGATGCAAGCAAAAACCGCATTACGCTGACGCGTAAAACCCGTAGCCGTATTAAAACGGGCGAGCGTGGCAAAACGATCGAAGTGCAGGTGCGTAAGAAGAAAACGTACGTTAAGAGCGCCGAAGACGATAAGCCGAAAGCGCCTGAGCCTAAGCATTCTGGCCCGCGTCAGCTGGTAGGCGACATGGCAGAAGCGGAAGCGGAGCGTAAAGCTCGCGATATCCGCGAAGCTGAAGAGAAGGCAGCAGCGGCTAAAGCGAAAGCAGCGGAAGAGGCTGCACGTAAAGCCGAGGAAGAGAAAGCCAAGGCAAAAGCGGCTGAAGTGCCCGATATCGCTGTGCCTGAGCTGCAAATCGACGATACTCCAGCACCTGATGATTTGCCGCCTGCGCCGCCGAAAGAAGGCCGCACGGATCGTCGTACAGCGCCGCCTAAAAAGGCAGCGGCTAAGAAAAAAGGCCGTAGTGACGATGAGGATCGTGGCGACCGCGAAGAGCGTAAGCGCGGTGGTGGCGGTAAGAAAGTCAAACGTGCCGAGCGTCGTGGCGGTCGTCGTGGTGGTGGTGCCAGTCAGAGTGGCAACGGCAAGCATGCTTTCCAAAAGCCGACTCAGCCGATCGTCCGTGAAGTCTCGATCCCTGAGTCCATCAGCGTTGCTGAGCTAGCCGACAAAATGTCGATCAAAGCCAATGAAGTGATCAAGGCCATGTTCAACATGGGCGCGGCCGTGACCATCAACCAAACGATTGACCAGGATACTGCGGCTATCGTTGTGGAAGAGATGGGCCACAAGGTCAAACTGGTGAAAGACGATGCGCTGGAAACGGAAATGCTGGAAGGCATCTCCTATGAAGGCGAAGAGATCACTCGTTCACCGGTGGTCACTGTTATGGGCCACGTTGACCACGGTAAAACATCGCTGTTGGATTATATCCGTCGCGCGAAAGTCGCCACTGGCGAAGCGGGCGGTATTACCCAGCACATCGGTGCTTACCACGTGGAAGACAACCACGGCGGCGTTACCTTCCTGGATACCCCTGGCCACGCGGCGTTTACCGCGATGCGTGCCCGTGGTGCTAAAGCGACTGACGTCGTTATCCTGGTTGTTGCTGCTGACGACGGCGTAATGCCCCAGACGATTGAAGCGATCGAACACTCCAAAGCTGCTGAAGTACCCATGGTGGTGGCGGTGAACAAGATCGATAAGCAGGGCATTGATCTGGACCGCATTCGTAATGAGCTCTCGCAGCATGGCGTGATTTCAGAGGAATGGGGTGGTGACACCCAGTTTGTTCACGTTTCTGCGAAGACTGGCGATGGCATCGAAGAGCTGTTGGAAGCCATTCAGCTTGTGTCAGAAGTGCTTGAATTGACGGCTGTACCTTCCGCACCTGGTAAAGGCGTTGTTGTTGAATCGCGCCTTGATAAAGGTCGCGGTCCGGTAGCCACCGTTCTGGTGCAAAACGGCACGCTGAAGAAAGGCGATATCGTTCTTGCCGGTCTGCATTACGGCCGCGTTCGTGCGCTTACCAATGAGCTGGGCAAGCAAGTGGATACCGCTGGTCCTGCTATGCCGGTCGAAATCCAAGGTTTGGATGGCACGCCGGATGCAGGTGATGACTTCATGGTCGTTGCCGATGAGAAGAAAGCCCGTGAAGTGG includes the following:
- the rimP gene encoding ribosome maturation factor RimP; translation: MATKHAALHALIEPVVAAMGFELWGIDHLSQGKHSRLVIYIERESGVSVEDCADISRQVSAVMDVEDPIPGEYRLEVSSPGMARPLYTLDQFIRYQGHHVALKLRVAFDGRRKYQGLLAGVEGDEVLLQLDGEEYCFPIESIDSAHVVPQFDE
- the nusA gene encoding transcription termination factor NusA — encoded protein: MSKEILMVVDAISNEKGVPRDVIFEAVEAALASASRKRFDQEEANVRVHIDRRTGDYDTFRYWTVVEDDEFETPDYEIKETIAEQRDPPLKLGDVVEKKIENAVFGRIAAQTAKQVIVQKVREAERAEVVRQYADREGELVAGIVKKTTRDGLIIDLGENAEAFLPRNEMIHGERYRMNERVRALLVKVDPDARGAQLQLSRTCPEFIIELFKIEVPEIAEQLIEIKGAARDPGSRAKIAVKTNDRRIDPVGACVGMRGSRVQAVSSELQNERVDIVLWDDNPAQLVINAMAPADVASILVDEDAHAMDVAVAQDNLAQAIGRSGQNVRLASELTGWRINVMTEDEAESKREQEIDSLVDSFVQHLEVDEDVARLLVEEGFTTLEEVAYVPLEEMLEIEEFDEDLVEELRARAKDELLTMAIASEEALDGAQPADDLLDMDGMERHLAFILASRGIVTMEDLAEQSVDDLVDIEELDEARAAALIMTARAPWFEDDGVSDSNTQ
- the infB gene encoding translation initiation factor IF-2; translated protein: MSDMTVKDFAVKVGRDVPRLLEQMKEAGLKHASESDAVSEDDKQTLLSFLKKSHGGGDSDASKNRITLTRKTRSRIKTGERGKTIEVQVRKKKTYVKSAEDDKPKAPEPKHSGPRQLVGDMAEAEAERKARDIREAEEKAAAAKAKAAEEAARKAEEEKAKAKAAEVPDIAVPELQIDDTPAPDDLPPAPPKEGRTDRRTAPPKKAAAKKKGRSDDEDRGDREERKRGGGGKKVKRAERRGGRRGGGASQSGNGKHAFQKPTQPIVREVSIPESISVAELADKMSIKANEVIKAMFNMGAAVTINQTIDQDTAAIVVEEMGHKVKLVKDDALETEMLEGISYEGEEITRSPVVTVMGHVDHGKTSLLDYIRRAKVATGEAGGITQHIGAYHVEDNHGGVTFLDTPGHAAFTAMRARGAKATDVVILVVAADDGVMPQTIEAIEHSKAAEVPMVVAVNKIDKQGIDLDRIRNELSQHGVISEEWGGDTQFVHVSAKTGDGIEELLEAIQLVSEVLELTAVPSAPGKGVVVESRLDKGRGPVATVLVQNGTLKKGDIVLAGLHYGRVRALTNELGKQVDTAGPAMPVEIQGLDGTPDAGDDFMVVADEKKAREVANFRQGKYREVRLARQQKAKLENMFSQMGQDEVAKVNIVLKADVQGSLEAIKGALEELSTGEVEVAVVSSGVGGITGTDANLALASEAIVVGFNVRADAAAREIIEREGLDLRYYSVIYQLIDEVKQAMSGMLAPEWKEEIVGVAEVRDVFRAPKIGAVAGCMVVEGTVSRSKRIRVLRDNVVIYEGELESLRRFKDDVQEVRNGMECGIGVKNYNDVQVNDKIEVFDQVKVERSL